A single window of Botrytis cinerea B05.10 chromosome 3, complete sequence DNA harbors:
- the Bcrex3 gene encoding Bcrex3: MTVYCALCNRSFNGQRELDQHVRDSSAHKKLKVQLPRVKQQKQVASNQVQSAKAQALSIHTSTKRQRGQPPITTASSFSTSNITRPVIANNPRVVNSSWSVVAESEYTTVLNELSTHCHSPMDLKENGYILDPFNPLDYVNSRKCTRCNSQETNAIGRECNFHPRKRNKWIEKKPYKCCGTKGKGCRTSPTHDFQLSLRAIKHKDFRKTPAASGEPKFRAVTVDCEMAGTSGGTGEVVMLCVIDYITGAVLLHRFVCPREKITQMRSSIHGISKSTLDNANLQGQALSGWEGARSELWKYIDDHTILVGHALQHDLDALRIIHPRIVDSGILSRNAVGIRRIQWGLQTLCSELLNIKIRNKKGGIHDCFEDVLATRDVVLSCTRDKRAFQTWAERKRSEELHLQKERERMRQEKEDERARKDLLRVGGESSNRICLSPNDEDEEILRWSDIAEDLGWPHPDTGYDPWSD; encoded by the exons ATGACGGTTTATTGCGCACTATGCAACAGGTCGTTTAATGGACAGAGAGAGCTCGATCAACATGTCCGAGATTCTTCCGCACACAAGAAGCTGAAAGTACAGCTGCCGCGTGTCAAGCAGCAGAAACAGGTGGCTTCTAATCAAGTTCAATCGGCAAAGGCACAAGCACTCAGCATTCATACCTCAACTAAACGTCAACGCGGACAGCCGCCAATCACAACTGCATCCAGTTTCAGCACTTCCAACATAACAAGACCTGTCATCGCGAACAACCCTCGAGTTGTGAATTCATCATGGTCTGTGGTGGCGGAGTCAGAATACACGACAGTGCTCAACGAGTTATCTACACATTGTCATTCGCCCATGGACCTCAAAGAAAATGGTTATATTCTAGATCCATTCAACCCGCTTGATTATGTCAATTCACGGAAATGCACACGATGCAATA GCCAAGAAACAAATGCAATTGGCCGAGAGTGTAACTTCCATCCAAGAAAACGAAATAAATGG ATTGAAAAGAAGCCATATAAATGTTGCGGAACCAAGGGAAAAGGCTGTAGAACATCACCAACACATGATTTCCAACTGTCTCTACGGGCGATTAAGCACAAAGACTTCCGAAAAACACCAGCTGCTTCTGGAGAGCCGAAGTTTCGTGCGGTAACAGTGGACTGTGAGATGGCAGGGACTTCTGGAGGAACGGGTGAAGTCGTCATGCTTTGTGTTATCGATTATATTACTGGCGCGGTACTTCTCCATCGATTTGTGTGCCCGAGAGAGAAAATAACCCAAATGCGGTCTTCAATTCACGGTATATCGAAATCTACACTTGATAATGCGAATTTGCAAGGACAGGCGTTATCTGGCTGGGAGGGAGCTCGGTCAGAACTGTggaaatatattgatgatcACACTATCCTTGTTGGTCATGCATTACAGCACGACTTGGATGCTCTACGGATAATTCATCCCCGCATTGTGGATTCTGGGATCTTGTCGAGAAATGCGGTTGGAATTCGTCGCATTCAATGGGGATTGCAAACACTATGCTCTGAGCttcttaatataaaaatcagGAATAAAAAGGGGGGGATTCACGATTGTTTCGAGGATGTTTTAGCCACAAGGGATGTTGTGTTATCTTGCACTCGCGATAAAAGAGCATTTCAGACCTGGGctgaaaggaagagaagcgAGGAGTTACACTTacagaaagagagagagagaatgcggcaagagaaggaagatgaaCGAGCTCGGAAAGACCTATTAAGGGTCGGCGGCGAAAGCAGCAATCGTATCTGTCTGAGCCCAAACGACGAGGACGAAGAAATTCTGCGTTGGTCTGACATTGCAGAGGATTTGGGATGGCCACACCCTGATACCGGATATGACCCTTGGTCCGATTAG